One genomic region from Lates calcarifer isolate ASB-BC8 linkage group LG10, TLL_Latcal_v3, whole genome shotgun sequence encodes:
- the lyve1b gene encoding lymphatic vessel endothelial hyaluronic receptor 1b: MARLWLFAQFLLLCFAALFPASECSVIQVIPQSQRVAGVFMIPEGGQYTLNFTAARAACLYLNVTIATKDQMEHAVLRGLETCRYGWIAEKIAVIPRLISEEKCGKGNTGLVLWYARAESKFGAYCFSASDLEETTKTFKPASQTSTSPTTPTALTQTSTPTTTPVKSTTEAAPSRKPITMKSPEQQTSLTSASTLLVQTTRSPGISSTSTSLRPFSTSKPAVITSAFSTSLHSSSFSVSSFSVLPQSPSPEKLPLGAVPTALIILVVILLLLTAAGAVWYYKLNSFTFCSPGQQNDDTETEMWKHTDSEMDLHSQHGAEEDDEYDESDRKYSSDITLCVNPNIKTHSLE, encoded by the exons ATGGCAAGACTTTGGCTTTTTGCTCAGTTTTTACTTCTGTGTTTTGCAGCCTTGTTTCCTGCCTCTGAATGCAGCGTAATTCAAG tcatCCCTCAAAGTCAAAGAGTTGCTGGAGTCTTCATGATCCCTGAGGGAGGACAGTACACTTTGAACTTCACTGCTGCCAGAGCTGCCTGTCTCTATCTCAACGTCACCATAGCGACCAAAGACCAGATGGAGCATGCAGTGCTGCGAGGCCTGGAGACGTGCAG ATATGGCTGGATAGCTGAAAAGATCGCAGTCATCCCACGACTTATATCTGAGGAAAAGTGTGGAAAGGGCAACACTGGGCTGGTGCTGTGGTACGCAAGAGCAGAGTCAAAGTTTGGTGCTTACTGCTTCAGCGCCTCAG ATTTAGAGGAAActacaaaaacattcaaacctGCCTCTCAGACCTCGACGTCTCCCACTACACCGACAGCACTGACCCAAACCTCAACACCTACGACCACTCCGGTTAAATCAACAACCGAGGCTGCACCTTCCAGAAAGCCAATCACAATGAAATCCCCCGAGCAGCAGACATCTCTCACTTCAGCTTCTACTCTTCTGGTCCAGACAACACGTTCACCTGGGATTTCTTCCACCTCCACTTCTCTGAGACCTTTCTCCACCTCAAAACCTGCTGTCATCACATCTGCCTTTTCTACTTCTCTTCATTCCtccagtttttctgtttcatctttCTCGGTGCTGCCTCAGTCTCCAAGCCCCGAAAAACTTCCTCTAGGAG CGGTACCCACGGCACTCATCATTCTTGTCGTCATTCTCCTGCTTCTGACAGCAGCAGGCGCTGTGTGGTACtacaaact GAATAGTTTCACCTTTTGTTCTCCGGGGCAGCAGAACGACGACACGGAGACAGAGATGTGGAAGCACACTGACAGTGAGATGGACCTACAtagtcaacatggagcagaggaAGACGATGAATATGATGAATCAGACAGGAAGTACTCTAGTGAtatcacactgtgtgtgaatccaaACATTAAAACCCACTCTTTAGAGTAG
- the eif4g2b gene encoding eukaryotic translation initiation factor 4 gamma 2b has protein sequence MAEMKIMILSRELRVFIKTSSRFAMECNHNSSQMEISSTPFSPSLPIIIILLSTLHCQAAKVESVIAEGGASRFSASSGGGGGRGAPQHYPKTVGNSEFLGKTPGQSVQRWVPSRSTRRDVNSSNEKERHDAIFRKVRGILNKLTPEKFDKLCLELLNVGVDSKLVLKGIILLIVDKALEEPKYSSLYAQLCLRLAEDAPNFDGPSSEIQTSQKQSTTFRRLLISKLQDEFENRTRNVEIYDKHDNPLTSEEEEQRAIAKIKMLGNIKFIGELGKLDLIHESILHKCIKTLLEKKKRVQLKDMGEDLECLCQIMRTVGPRLDHEKAKSLMDQYFGRMRSLMNNKELPARIRFLLQDTVELRENNWVPRKAFIDNGPKTINQIRQDAVKDLGVFIPAPMSQGMRMDFFLESPFMPNRMKLDRETLGGLADMFGQMPGSGIGTGPGVIQDRYSPTMGRHRTNPLFNGHGGHIAPPPQSQFDMGPKSFVKSNQVQNQHFLNQNQNHMAQQQVQSKDMPPRFSKKGQLNADEISLRPAQSFLLNKNQVPKLQPQIPTMMPPSAQPPRTQTPPLGQPPQLGLKTNPPPIQEKPQKTNKKPPPAKEELLKMTEAIMTDYLNSKNLTEAVSGVREMKAPKHFLPEMLSKIIVCSLDRPDEDKEHASTLIHTLRTEGLITGENFMQAFLNVLDQCPKIELDVPLVKSYLAQFAARAIIAELVSVAELAHPLENGTHFPLFLLCLQQTAKLKDREWLTDLFQQSKVNMQKMLPEIDQNKDRMLEILEGKGLSFLFPLLKLEKELLKQIKADPSPQSIYKWIKDNISPKLHTDKGFVNILMTSFLQYISQELCVAEGDEQLAAPSKEQLEQEKQLLLAFKPVMQKFLHDHTELQVSALYALQVHCNASGFPKGMLLRYFVNFYDMEIIEEEAFLAWKEDITQEFPGKGKALFQVNQWLTWLETAEEEESEDEAD, from the exons TCTCGTTTCAG TGCTTCTTCGGGGGGAGGAGGTGGTAGGGGTGCACCTCAGCACTATCCCAAGACTGTCGGCAACAG CGAGTTCCTGGGGAAAACCCCAGGGCAAAGCGTTCAGAGATGGGTTCCTTCACGAAGCACTAGACGAGATGTCAACTCCAGCAACGAAAAAGAGCGACACGATGCAATCTTCAGGAAAGTGAGGGG CATACTCAACAAACTCACGCCTGAGAAGTTTGACAAGCTATGCCTTGAGCTCCTGAACGTGGGCGTAGATTCAAAACTCGTCCTTAAAGGAATCATCTTGCTG ATTGTAGACAAAGCCCTAGAAGAGCCGAAGTATAGCTCGCTCTATGCTCAGCTATGTCTGCGCTTGGCAGAGGACGCACCAAACTTTGATGGCCCTTCATCTGAGATCCAAACATCCCAAAAGCAGAGCACA ACCTTCAGAAGACTGCTGATTTCCAAGCTTCAAGATGAATTTGAAAACCGCACCAGAAATGTTGAAA TCTATGACAAACATGACAACCCTCTTActtctgaggaggaggagcagcgtGCCATTGCCAAGATCAAGATGCTTGGCAACATTAAATTCATCGGGGAACTTGGCAAACTCGACCTCATCCATGAATCTATCCTTCATAAGTGCATCAAAACA CTTctggaaaagaagaagagagtcCAGCTCAAGGATATGGGGGAGGATCTGGAGTGCCTCTGTCAGATAATGAGAACAGTGGGGCCGAGACTCGACCATGAGAAAGCAAAG TCTTTAATGGATCAGTACTTTGGCCGTATGCGATCCTTAATGAACAACAAGGAGTTGCCCGCTAGGATCCGCTTCCTGCTGCAAGATACAGTGGAACTGCGAGAAAACAACTGGGTCCCCCGCAAGGCTTTCATTGACAACGGACCAAAGACGATTAACCAGATCCGTCAGGATGCAGTGAAA GATTTGGGTGTTTTCATCCCAGCACCCATGTCTCAGGGGATGAGGATGGACTTCTTCCTGGAAAGCCCCTTCATGCCTAACAGAATGAAACTGGACAGGGAGACTCTTGGGGGATTGGCCGACATGTTTGGACAGATGCCAG GCAGTGGGATTGGAACTGGCCCAGGGGTTATTCAGGACAGGTACTCGCCCACGATGGGACGCCATCGCACCAACCCGCTCTTCAACGGCCACGGTGGCCACATCGCCCCTCCACCACAGTCACAGTTCGACATGGGGCCCAAGTCTTTTGTTAAGTCCAACCAG GTTCAGAACCAGCATTTCCtcaaccagaaccagaaccacaTGGCCCAGCAGCAGGTCCAGTCCAAGGACATGCCTCCACGATTCAGCAAGAAAGGACAGCTCAATGCCGATGAG ATCAGCCTCAGGCCTGCTCAGTCATTCCTCCTCAACAAGAACCAGGTACCCAAGCTCCAGCCTCAGATCCCCACCATGATGCCTCCCAGTGCTCAGCCCCCACGCACTCAAACCCCCCCTCTGGGACAG CCTCCACAGCTTGGCCTGAAGACCAACCCTCCGCCCATCCAAGAGAAACCTCAGAAGACAAACAAGAAACCACCTCCTGCCAAGGAGGAACTGCTTAAGATGACG GAGGCGATCATGACTGACTACTTGAACAGCAAGAACCTGACTGAGGCTGTGAGCGGCGTGCGAGAGATGAAGGCTCCCAAGCATTTCCTGCCAGAGATGCTCAGTAAGATCATCGTGTGTTCCCTGGACCGTCCCGATGAGGACAAGGAGCACGCCAGCACTCTGATCCACACGCTCCGCACCGAGGGCCTCATCACTGGAGAGAACTTCATGCAG GCTTTCCTCAACGTCCTGGACCAGTGCCCTAAGATCGAGCTGGACGTGCCCCTGGTGAAGTCCTACCTGGCCCAGTTTGCGGCCCGGGCCATCATCGCAGAGCTGGTGAGCGTGGCCGAGCTGGCTCACCCCCTGGAGAACGGCACCCACTTCCCCCTCTTCCTGCTCTGCCTGCAACAGACAGCCAAGCTGAAGGACCGGGAGTGGCTCACCGACCTCTTCCAGCAGAGCAAGGTCAACATGCAGAAGATGCTCCCAG AAATCGATCAGAACAAGGACCGCATGCTGGAGATCCTGGAGGGGAAGGGGCTGAGCTTCCTGTTCCCGCTGCTGAAGCTGGAGAAGGAGCTGCTGAAGCAGATAAAGGCAGACCCCTCTCCACAGTCCATCTACAAGTGGATTAAAGACAACATCTCTCCCAAGCTTCACACTGATAAAGGCTTTGTCAACATCCTCATGACCAG TTTCCTCCAGTACATCTCCCAGGAGCTGTGCGTGGCGGAGGGCGACGAGCAGCTCGCGGCCCCCTCCAAAgagcagctggagcaggagaaacagctgctgctggccttcaaGCCCGTCATGCAGAAGTTCCTGCACGACCATACCGAGCTGCAGGTCAGCGCCCTCTACGCCCTGCAGGTGCACTGCAACGCCAGCGGGTTCCCTAAAG GCATGCTGCTGCGCTACTTTGTCAACTTCTACGACATGGAGATCATTGAAGAAGAAGCCTTCCTTGCATGGAAAGAAGACATTACCCAAGAATTCCCTGGAAAAGGAAAAGCTTTATTCCAG GTAAACCAGTGGCTCACCTGGCTGGAGacggcagaggaggaggagtctgAGGACGAAGCAGATTGA